Proteins from one Pseudomonas sp. KBS0710 genomic window:
- a CDS encoding cupin domain-containing protein: protein MSITHFKDALNAHLPDSSPVAVPLGEPIAMASTLSVERNDGVETGIWQCTPGRWRRQIKSQEFCHFIQGRCTFTPDSGEVVHIQAGDALMLPANSTGIWDIHETVRKTYVLIL, encoded by the coding sequence ATGAGTATCACTCACTTCAAAGACGCGCTGAACGCCCACCTGCCGGACTCGTCACCGGTGGCCGTGCCCTTGGGCGAGCCCATCGCCATGGCCTCGACCTTAAGTGTTGAGCGCAACGATGGCGTCGAAACCGGCATCTGGCAATGCACCCCAGGCCGCTGGCGCCGACAGATCAAATCCCAGGAGTTTTGCCACTTCATCCAGGGCCGCTGCACCTTCACCCCCGACAGCGGTGAAGTCGTTCATATACAAGCTGGCGATGCACTGATGTTGCCGGCCAACAGCACCGGTATCTGGGATATCCACGAGACCGTGCGCAAGACCTACGTATTGATCCTGTAA
- a CDS encoding FAD-binding oxidoreductase, with protein sequence MPAWRNISLWMDQLDDPLVARPSLAHDLDVNVAIIGAGYTGLWTAYYLKRQAPELNIAIIEAQTAGFGASGRNGGWLMGNLLGEGRLLAGLSPQQRRASFDLLHGIPDEVAQVLAREGIDCDYRKGGVLYCAARYPEQEGSLRRYLDTLHAQGLTEEDYRWLSPQQLAEQIRIARPYGGIYAPHVATINPAKLVRGLARVVESMGVTIYENSPVTHWQSGSVRTANASVRAAWVVPAVEGYATTLPPLGRYQLPVQSLIVATEPLPASTWDEIGLNRGQAFGESSRQVTYGQRSADDRLIFGARGGYQFAGKLRHNFDLTTDEVELRRYLFSELFPQLKHARITHSWGGNLGMSRNFRPHMLCDHKTGIALSGGYGGEGVGASNLGGRTLADMILELDTPLTTQPWVIRERGLEALKAWEPEPCRWLGYNAIIRSFVHEDQVLANPNTAPWRRKLATGVAGFMEGFMH encoded by the coding sequence ATGCCGGCATGGCGCAACATCAGTTTATGGATGGACCAGTTGGACGACCCGCTGGTAGCGCGGCCGTCCCTTGCGCACGACCTGGACGTCAATGTGGCGATTATCGGCGCCGGCTACACCGGGCTGTGGACCGCCTACTACCTCAAGCGCCAGGCTCCTGAGCTGAACATCGCGATTATCGAAGCGCAGACCGCAGGCTTCGGGGCATCGGGCCGCAATGGCGGCTGGTTGATGGGCAACCTGTTGGGCGAAGGCCGCCTGCTCGCCGGCCTGTCACCGCAACAACGGCGCGCATCGTTTGACCTGCTGCATGGCATCCCCGACGAAGTCGCTCAGGTGCTGGCCCGTGAAGGCATCGACTGCGACTACCGCAAGGGCGGCGTGCTGTACTGCGCGGCGCGCTACCCGGAGCAGGAAGGCAGCCTGCGCCGATACCTGGACACGCTCCATGCCCAGGGCCTCACCGAAGAGGATTACCGCTGGCTGAGCCCGCAGCAACTGGCGGAGCAAATCCGCATCGCCAGGCCATATGGCGGTATCTATGCACCCCATGTCGCGACCATCAACCCCGCCAAACTGGTGCGCGGCCTGGCGCGGGTGGTGGAGAGCATGGGCGTGACGATCTATGAAAACAGCCCCGTCACCCATTGGCAGTCCGGCAGCGTGCGCACGGCCAATGCCAGCGTGCGCGCCGCGTGGGTAGTGCCGGCGGTTGAGGGTTACGCCACCACGTTGCCGCCGTTGGGGCGCTATCAGTTACCGGTGCAAAGCCTGATTGTCGCCACCGAACCGTTGCCGGCCAGCACTTGGGATGAGATTGGCCTGAACCGAGGCCAGGCCTTTGGCGAAAGCAGCCGCCAGGTCACCTACGGCCAGCGTTCAGCGGATGACCGCCTGATATTCGGCGCCCGTGGCGGCTATCAGTTTGCCGGCAAGCTGCGCCACAACTTTGACCTGACCACCGACGAGGTGGAGCTGCGTCGCTACCTGTTCAGCGAACTCTTCCCGCAGCTCAAACACGCCAGGATTACCCACTCCTGGGGCGGCAACCTCGGCATGTCGCGCAACTTCCGACCGCACATGCTCTGCGATCACAAAACCGGCATCGCGCTGTCCGGCGGTTATGGCGGGGAGGGCGTCGGCGCCAGCAACCTTGGAGGCCGCACGTTGGCCGACATGATTCTGGAGCTCGATACGCCGCTGACCACCCAGCCCTGGGTGATTCGCGAGCGTGGCCTGGAGGCGCTCAAGGCCTGGGAACCCGAACCCTGCCGCTGGCTGGGTTACAACGCGATCATTCGTAGTTTTGTCCATGAAGACCAAGTGTTGGCCAACCCCAACACCGCGCCTTGGCGGCGCAAGTTGGCGACCGGCGTGGCCGGGTTCATGGAAGGTTTCATGCACTGA
- a CDS encoding AraC family transcriptional regulator: protein MQPVLSEECEQTQATGDLVLRHHLCWRHRDLDGVMSYYHPDIQYHDFFQNRVVGHAELREYLQASMPRGADEAIEHIDRIRADGDTAFIQYRITLRGGQGLVSFRTSEAITVRDGLIWRVNEYASLVHEQPAQALRPTVSRLGLSPQQLGHMAKDLQQYFERKQAYLDPELDLQRVATECGYSRNQISYLLNQVLGQSFYRYVNQARLQHLLAALDKAVPPIKVDDLAFAAGFNSLSAFYSAFRQHTGQSPKAYVKQISLRARAQDSQ from the coding sequence ATGCAACCCGTCTTGAGCGAAGAGTGCGAACAAACCCAAGCCACCGGCGATCTGGTGCTGCGCCATCACCTGTGCTGGCGCCATCGTGACCTGGATGGCGTGATGTCCTACTACCACCCCGATATTCAGTACCACGACTTCTTTCAAAACCGCGTGGTGGGCCACGCCGAGCTGCGCGAGTACCTGCAAGCCAGCATGCCACGTGGCGCCGACGAGGCGATCGAGCACATCGACCGCATTCGCGCCGACGGCGACACCGCGTTTATCCAGTACCGCATTACCCTGCGCGGCGGGCAGGGCCTGGTGTCATTTCGCACCAGTGAGGCGATCACCGTGCGCGATGGGTTGATCTGGCGCGTCAACGAGTACGCCTCCCTGGTGCATGAGCAGCCGGCCCAGGCCCTGCGCCCGACGGTCAGCCGCCTGGGCCTGTCGCCCCAGCAATTGGGGCATATGGCCAAGGATCTGCAGCAGTACTTCGAACGCAAGCAAGCCTATCTCGACCCGGAGCTGGACCTGCAACGGGTGGCCACGGAGTGCGGCTACAGCCGCAACCAGATTTCCTACTTGCTTAACCAGGTGCTGGGGCAGAGCTTCTACCGCTACGTCAACCAGGCTCGGCTCCAGCACCTGCTGGCCGCACTGGACAAGGCCGTGCCGCCGATAAAGGTCGATGACTTGGCGTTTGCAGCCGGTTTCAACTCGCTGTCGGCGTTCTACAGCGCGTTCCGCCAGCACACCGGCCAATCGCCCAAGGCTTACGTCAAACAAATTTCTCTGCGTGCACGCGCGCAAGACAGCCAATAA
- a CDS encoding DUF1652 domain-containing protein has translation MNKVGNMNKVTFPNACQLMRWHFHPMGFEGSMDAPGSMVARLFDRASGETLIAIAGIPCATVMNAADVERIIEAVEDELECFVPPLSLRA, from the coding sequence ATGAACAAGGTGGGCAACATGAACAAAGTGACATTTCCCAACGCCTGCCAACTGATGCGCTGGCATTTTCATCCGATGGGCTTCGAGGGCAGCATGGACGCCCCCGGCAGTATGGTCGCGCGCCTGTTCGACCGGGCCAGCGGCGAGACGCTGATCGCGATTGCCGGCATTCCTTGCGCCACGGTGATGAATGCGGCCGATGTGGAACGCATCATCGAGGCGGTGGAGGATGAGCTGGAGTGTTTTGTGCCACCGCTGTCTTTACGGGCCTAA
- a CDS encoding UvrD-helicase domain-containing protein, which yields MPQQTPDLPPELRPLAEMPLLKRLAARLFGHGLTRLRAQHRFSWLHGQADGFRSGHEAGVEYGYREGKADGLEEGRQVLLIRDFRPDEHRAPGVDDSLFDDWRLPLTADVKKRMKADVARLLPAHAQPSAAQWKMIFSDTPSTSVIAGAGAGKSTSLVLRILLLTHYLGFELSSMTVVTFTRESRKDFINKLMEVLSLWGQPLGFKEAQAVVRTFHSRILPMVRSLPGFERLQAFENLSSGVEDADSNPFDLRISDAQRQHMNSCYHRLHGRHARFRELIAALARHGLQLKELERDHPDVQKRIAVTELAAKRDEELCDVIEDLWFRAGAWPIKGIEPSRQTFEINGAQFHCHGYIAELDAWVVLGFDPRENAQISRPNSKLSVRAEWAVKRTLFQAFCRKPLIWLDNYESSKRLLSSLAGDASAGPGFDYKVKGELASAPLLDSFVMAAGFIENLGLDVPTAVGQMSFAKDDPDRGYFEALSIFWKALEDHLLDQSPPIMTYNRMFSLFGENTPENLKLLSDPLLRPMSHLMIDEFQDVSPQIVSWIRASLREIRSRGPAMHVGRGAQRSSLLCVGDDWQSIYGWRGSSPKYFMAFNQEFPSPSTTRVMLSENYRSHQHIIDAAEHVVRTAPAIPGKKAKASGEPKALLPVVVLERDDAALGRQLMEHYQRGETVLMLYRKSSDKLLIQEHIQPVVNVDSSLPPQDRRLKQLTYHSAKGLQADAVFLLGDCQHVTSSPYKNQVYRMAGLGKDGDSEPYDSAQKDEVLRLAYVGITRAVSHCYWYVEKPEGQGVNVPRASERVDGRKAYFDDRRS from the coding sequence GTGCCGCAACAAACGCCTGATCTGCCCCCCGAACTGCGTCCCCTGGCAGAAATGCCCCTGCTGAAACGGCTCGCCGCCCGTTTGTTTGGCCATGGCCTGACACGTCTGCGTGCCCAGCATCGGTTTTCCTGGCTGCACGGCCAGGCTGACGGCTTTCGCAGCGGGCACGAAGCGGGTGTGGAATATGGCTACCGCGAAGGCAAGGCCGACGGCCTCGAAGAAGGTCGGCAAGTGTTGCTGATCCGCGACTTCCGCCCCGATGAGCACCGCGCACCGGGAGTGGATGACAGCCTGTTTGACGATTGGCGCCTGCCCCTCACGGCCGACGTGAAGAAGCGCATGAAGGCTGACGTAGCACGCCTGCTGCCGGCCCACGCTCAGCCCAGTGCTGCGCAGTGGAAGATGATCTTCAGTGACACGCCCTCGACCTCGGTGATCGCCGGTGCAGGCGCGGGCAAATCCACCTCGCTGGTGCTGCGCATTCTGTTACTGACCCACTACCTGGGCTTTGAGCTGAGTTCGATGACCGTGGTGACCTTCACCCGCGAATCGCGCAAAGACTTCATCAACAAGCTCATGGAAGTTCTCAGCCTGTGGGGCCAGCCCCTTGGTTTCAAAGAAGCTCAGGCCGTGGTGCGTACCTTCCACTCACGTATCCTGCCGATGGTACGCAGCCTGCCAGGCTTCGAACGGCTGCAAGCGTTTGAAAACCTCAGCAGCGGTGTCGAGGACGCCGACAGCAACCCCTTCGACCTGCGTATCAGCGATGCCCAGCGCCAACACATGAACAGCTGTTATCACCGCCTGCATGGCCGCCATGCGCGCTTTCGCGAGCTGATAGCAGCGTTGGCCCGCCATGGCCTGCAACTCAAGGAGCTGGAGCGCGACCACCCCGACGTGCAAAAGCGCATCGCTGTCACCGAACTGGCCGCCAAGCGCGATGAAGAACTCTGCGACGTGATCGAGGATCTGTGGTTTCGCGCCGGCGCCTGGCCGATCAAGGGCATAGAGCCCAGTCGCCAAACCTTCGAAATCAATGGTGCGCAATTTCACTGCCACGGCTACATCGCGGAACTGGATGCCTGGGTAGTACTGGGTTTTGATCCGCGGGAAAACGCGCAGATCAGTCGGCCGAATTCAAAGCTTTCCGTGCGTGCCGAGTGGGCGGTAAAGCGCACCTTGTTTCAAGCTTTCTGTCGCAAGCCACTGATATGGCTAGATAACTATGAGTCATCAAAGCGCCTTTTAAGCAGCCTGGCGGGCGATGCCAGTGCCGGGCCTGGCTTTGATTACAAGGTCAAGGGCGAGCTGGCCTCGGCGCCGCTGCTGGACAGCTTCGTGATGGCTGCCGGGTTTATCGAAAACCTCGGGCTGGATGTGCCAACGGCTGTGGGGCAAATGAGCTTCGCCAAGGACGACCCGGACCGGGGCTACTTCGAAGCCCTGAGCATTTTCTGGAAGGCGCTGGAAGATCACTTGCTCGATCAATCACCGCCGATCATGACCTATAACCGCATGTTCTCGCTGTTCGGTGAGAACACCCCGGAGAACCTCAAGCTGCTCAGCGATCCATTGCTGCGGCCGATGTCGCACCTGATGATCGACGAGTTCCAGGACGTATCGCCGCAGATCGTCTCGTGGATTCGCGCCAGCCTGCGCGAGATCCGCAGCCGCGGCCCGGCGATGCATGTGGGGCGTGGCGCGCAACGCTCGTCGTTGTTGTGCGTGGGTGATGACTGGCAGTCGATCTATGGCTGGCGCGGCAGTTCGCCCAAGTACTTCATGGCGTTTAACCAGGAGTTCCCGTCGCCCAGCACCACACGCGTGATGCTCAGCGAGAACTACCGCAGCCACCAGCACATCATCGACGCTGCCGAGCATGTGGTACGCACGGCCCCCGCGATCCCCGGCAAGAAGGCCAAGGCCAGTGGCGAGCCCAAGGCTTTGCTGCCCGTAGTGGTGCTGGAACGGGACGACGCCGCGCTGGGTCGGCAGTTGATGGAGCACTATCAACGCGGTGAAACGGTGCTAATGCTTTATCGAAAAAGCAGCGATAAGTTGTTGATTCAAGAGCATATTCAGCCAGTAGTTAATGTGGATTCTAGCTTGCCACCACAGGATCGCCGGCTCAAACAGCTGACTTATCACAGTGCCAAGGGCCTGCAAGCTGACGCGGTATTCCTGCTTGGGGATTGCCAGCACGTCACCAGCTCGCCTTACAAAAACCAGGTTTACCGCATGGCGGGCCTGGGCAAGGACGGCGACAGCGAGCCTTACGACAGCGCGCAGAAAGATGAAGTGCTGCGCCTGGCCTATGTCGGCATCACCCGGGCGGTGAGCCATTGCTACTGGTATGTGGAGAAGCCGGAAGGCCAGGGTGTGAATGTGCCGAGGGCTTCGGAGCGGGTCGATGGGCGAAAGGCGTATTTTGATGATCGGCGTAGCTAG
- a CDS encoding pirin family protein: MLELRPFTTLGGAHHGWLDAHHHFSFAEYHDPKRMHWGNLRVWNDDIIAPGTGFPQHPHRDMEIITYVREGAISHADNLGNKGRTEAGDVQVMSAGTGIAHSEYNLEATPAKIFQIWIIPNEAGLPPSWGAKPFPKGNREGFVTLASGKAGDTESLRIRADARLVAANLKAGESAEYRLDSGRRAYLVPATGVIEVNGLRAQARDGVAVEDEQVLRVTAVEDSEIVLVDLA, translated from the coding sequence ATGCTTGAACTTCGACCTTTCACTACCCTGGGCGGCGCCCATCATGGCTGGCTCGATGCCCATCATCACTTTTCCTTCGCCGAGTACCACGACCCCAAGCGCATGCACTGGGGCAACCTGCGGGTGTGGAACGACGACATCATTGCACCCGGCACAGGCTTCCCGCAGCACCCACATCGCGACATGGAAATCATCACGTATGTGCGTGAAGGCGCCATCAGCCATGCCGACAACCTCGGCAATAAAGGCCGCACCGAGGCAGGCGACGTGCAGGTCATGAGCGCCGGCACCGGGATTGCTCACAGTGAATACAACCTGGAAGCCACGCCGGCGAAGATTTTCCAGATCTGGATCATCCCCAATGAAGCCGGGCTGCCGCCTTCCTGGGGTGCCAAGCCGTTTCCCAAGGGCAATCGCGAGGGTTTTGTGACCCTGGCCAGCGGCAAGGCCGGTGACACTGAAAGCTTGCGCATTCGGGCGGACGCACGTCTGGTGGCGGCTAATTTGAAGGCTGGGGAAAGTGCCGAGTATCGGCTGGACAGCGGGCGCCGGGCGTATCTGGTGCCAGCAACCGGGGTGATAGAAGTCAATGGCTTGCGCGCGCAAGCTCGAGACGGGGTGGCGGTTGAAGATGAGCAGGTGTTGCGGGTAACAGCGGTTGAAGACAGCGAAATCGTCTTGGTAGATCTGGCTTAA
- the pgm gene encoding phosphoglucomutase (alpha-D-glucose-1,6-bisphosphate-dependent), with product MTISPFAGKPAPAQLLVDIPRLVTAYYTGQPDAAISTQRVAFGTSGHRGSSFELSFNEWHVLAISQAICLYREAQGINGPLFVGLDTHALSTPAGASALEVLAANGVHVMLAEGDEYTPTPAISHAIICYNRGRTSGLADGIVITPSHNPPQSGGYKYNPPNGGPADTHVTKWIEAKANELLANQLAGVKRITHAQALKADTTHRHDYLNSYVADLVNVIDMDAIRSADLRLGVDPLGGAGVRYWSAIAEHYRLNLDVVNTEVDSTFRFMSVDWDGQIRMDPSSSYAMQGLIGLKERFDVAFACDPDHDRHGIVTPSGGLLAPNNYLAVSIDYLFQNRPQWRADAAVGKTVVSSGLIDRVAARIGRRLYEVPVGFKWFADGLFEGSLGFGGEESAGASFLRKDGTVWSTDKDGLIPALLAAEMTSRKGQDPSQIYRGLTDALGEPFAIRVDAKATPAQKALLGKLSPEQVTSTQLAGESIQQILSHAPGNNQAIGGLKVMTENGWFAARPSGTEDIYKIYAESFVGEDHLKQLVEEAQVLVDGAISQ from the coding sequence ATGACAATCAGTCCTTTTGCGGGCAAGCCGGCGCCAGCTCAGTTGCTGGTGGATATCCCGCGACTGGTCACGGCCTATTACACCGGCCAGCCTGATGCAGCGATCTCCACCCAGCGCGTGGCCTTTGGTACTTCCGGGCACCGTGGCAGCTCGTTCGAGCTGAGTTTCAACGAGTGGCACGTGCTTGCCATCAGCCAGGCCATTTGCCTGTACCGTGAAGCGCAGGGCATCAACGGCCCCTTGTTCGTCGGCCTGGACACCCACGCGCTGTCGACCCCGGCGGGCGCCAGCGCCCTGGAAGTGTTGGCAGCCAACGGCGTGCACGTGATGCTGGCTGAAGGCGATGAATACACGCCGACCCCGGCCATTTCCCACGCCATCATTTGCTACAACCGTGGCCGTACCAGTGGCCTGGCAGACGGCATTGTGATTACGCCGTCGCACAACCCGCCACAAAGCGGCGGCTACAAGTACAACCCGCCCAATGGTGGCCCGGCCGATACCCACGTCACCAAGTGGATCGAAGCCAAGGCCAACGAGTTGCTGGCCAACCAGCTGGCCGGGGTTAAACGCATTACCCATGCCCAGGCGCTCAAGGCCGACACCACCCATCGCCATGACTACCTCAACAGCTACGTGGCCGACCTGGTCAATGTGATCGATATGGACGCCATCCGCAGCGCCGACCTGCGCCTGGGCGTGGATCCGTTGGGCGGAGCAGGGGTGCGCTACTGGTCGGCGATTGCCGAACACTACCGTTTGAACCTGGACGTGGTGAACACCGAGGTCGACTCGACGTTCCGCTTCATGAGCGTCGATTGGGACGGTCAGATCCGCATGGACCCGTCCTCCAGCTATGCGATGCAAGGCTTGATCGGCCTCAAGGAACGTTTCGACGTCGCCTTCGCCTGTGACCCGGACCATGACCGCCACGGCATCGTTACGCCCTCCGGTGGCCTGCTGGCACCGAACAACTACCTTGCCGTGTCGATTGATTACCTGTTCCAGAACCGTCCGCAGTGGCGCGCCGATGCCGCCGTAGGCAAGACCGTGGTCAGCAGCGGCTTGATTGATCGCGTTGCGGCACGTATCGGCCGGCGCCTCTATGAGGTGCCGGTGGGCTTCAAGTGGTTTGCCGATGGCCTGTTCGAAGGCTCGCTGGGCTTTGGCGGCGAAGAAAGCGCCGGCGCCTCGTTCCTGCGCAAGGACGGCACGGTGTGGAGCACCGACAAAGACGGCCTGATCCCGGCCTTGCTGGCCGCTGAAATGACCTCGCGCAAAGGCCAGGACCCAAGCCAGATCTACCGTGGCCTGACGGATGCGCTGGGCGAGCCGTTCGCGATTCGTGTCGACGCCAAGGCGACCCCGGCGCAGAAGGCGCTGCTGGGCAAGCTGTCGCCGGAGCAGGTCACTTCCACGCAACTGGCCGGAGAGAGCATCCAGCAGATCCTCAGCCACGCGCCGGGTAATAATCAGGCAATCGGCGGCTTGAAAGTGATGACCGAAAACGGCTGGTTCGCCGCACGACCATCGGGCACCGAGGACATCTACAAGATCTACGCCGAAAGCTTTGTGGGTGAAGACCACCTCAAGCAGTTGGTTGAAGAGGCACAGGTGCTGGTAGACGGCGCCATCTCCCAGTAA
- a CDS encoding PLP-dependent aminotransferase family protein → MTLRGARQADFAYQAVYRYMINLINEVSTDTRVKLPSLRQLSQRLKVSISTIQYAYSLLEKEGRVYSVAKSGYYAWPLAGGPVTCPSGDLLERLYVASRRPGMTVLSGDEPALLASLDGALLRLERELVRQYPGHLQPSQPCGVWELRAALAARYTSSPTRYWHADDVYIGADLRGVLDILVEVLGLRGTTVVVESPCEWSILRLLQDAGVRILEVPWSDDGRLELGLLEDMLRNESVQLVLLSSSISLPSAFALQPQDRLEVAQLLDRYDCWLLENDTCGELGFKPASAALRDLVNPERLVVFASFEKILGPEAPFGYALSRHLNAELQRQFLLRSFRLSSIRQRAIARLYHSGKIDQHLHHLRGLLRDQAGEMSELLRQHLGDQVTYRMPAGGATFWLGASRAVDMRKAFHYLLARQVVVAPGELFSLCGLHHQHLRLSNTFHGQPNLDVALALVGEALREAQIS, encoded by the coding sequence ATGACGCTGCGGGGCGCGCGACAGGCTGACTTTGCGTATCAGGCGGTCTATCGCTACATGATCAACCTGATTAACGAGGTCAGCACGGATACGCGCGTAAAGCTGCCGTCGTTGCGCCAGTTATCCCAGCGACTCAAGGTGTCTATCTCCACCATTCAGTATGCGTATTCGCTGCTGGAAAAGGAGGGCAGGGTGTATTCGGTGGCCAAGTCGGGGTATTACGCTTGGCCGCTTGCCGGTGGCCCAGTGACCTGTCCCAGCGGGGATTTGCTCGAACGCCTCTATGTGGCGTCCCGGCGCCCGGGCATGACCGTGCTCAGTGGTGATGAGCCCGCCTTGCTGGCCTCTCTGGACGGCGCCTTGCTACGTCTCGAGCGCGAGCTGGTGCGCCAGTATCCAGGGCACCTGCAGCCTTCCCAGCCCTGCGGGGTATGGGAGCTGAGGGCGGCGCTGGCGGCTCGCTACACCTCATCACCGACCCGTTACTGGCATGCTGATGACGTGTACATCGGCGCAGATTTGCGCGGTGTACTCGACATCCTGGTCGAAGTATTGGGTTTGCGCGGTACCACGGTGGTGGTCGAGTCGCCTTGCGAGTGGTCGATTCTGCGCCTTCTGCAGGATGCCGGGGTACGTATCCTTGAGGTGCCCTGGAGTGATGATGGCCGCCTGGAACTGGGATTGCTCGAAGACATGCTGCGTAACGAGTCGGTGCAATTGGTTTTGCTGTCGTCGTCCATCAGCCTGCCGTCAGCCTTTGCCTTGCAGCCCCAAGACCGTCTGGAGGTGGCACAACTGCTCGATCGGTACGATTGCTGGCTATTGGAAAACGACACCTGCGGCGAATTGGGATTCAAGCCGGCATCGGCTGCCCTGCGCGATCTGGTCAACCCTGAGCGCTTGGTGGTGTTTGCCTCGTTCGAGAAAATACTCGGCCCAGAGGCACCGTTTGGCTACGCGTTGTCGCGGCACTTGAACGCTGAATTGCAGCGCCAGTTCCTGCTGCGCTCGTTCCGGCTGTCCTCCATTCGCCAGCGCGCGATTGCGCGCTTGTACCACAGCGGCAAAATCGACCAGCACCTGCACCACTTGCGCGGGCTGCTACGTGACCAGGCGGGCGAAATGAGCGAACTTCTGCGCCAGCACCTGGGTGATCAAGTGACTTACCGGATGCCGGCGGGCGGGGCCACCTTTTGGTTGGGCGCCTCCCGGGCGGTGGACATGCGCAAGGCTTTCCACTACTTGCTGGCGCGTCAGGTCGTCGTCGCGCCCGGTGAGCTGTTCAGCCTGTGCGGCCTGCACCACCAGCACTTGCGGTTGAGCAACACCTTCCACGGGCAGCCCAACCTGGACGTCGCCTTGGCATTGGTGGGCGAAGCGCTGCGTGAAGCACAGATCAGCTAG
- a CDS encoding zinc-dependent alcohol dehydrogenase family protein: protein MSRTIRFHKFGPAEVLKCEEHAAAQPAPGEVQVRVEAIGISWYDILWRQNLASSHARLPSGLGHEMAGVVVALGEGVDDLAVGDKVASFPAESPNDYPVYGEQIVLPRSALTRYPDVLSPIEASVHYTPLLIAYFAYMDLARVKPGQFALVTDASHCAGPSFVQLGKALGVRVIAATKDSAEREYLLSLGAEKVIVTEEQDLLMQINKFTDNRGVDVVFDGLGGPQMSLLGDVLAPRGSLVLYGLQGGNQTPFPACAAFQKNIQFFVHCIGNFTGKPELGIIQDHVALQRALRDINQLTADRVLVPLKTTVFAFNQFVEAHRYMDECPCRERVALQVEAV, encoded by the coding sequence ATGTCCCGCACGATCCGTTTTCACAAGTTTGGTCCGGCCGAGGTGCTCAAATGCGAAGAGCATGCAGCCGCGCAGCCCGCACCGGGCGAAGTGCAGGTGCGTGTCGAAGCGATTGGCATCAGCTGGTATGACATTCTGTGGCGCCAGAACCTGGCGTCTTCCCATGCACGTCTGCCGTCCGGCCTTGGCCATGAGATGGCCGGTGTGGTGGTGGCCCTCGGTGAGGGCGTGGATGACTTGGCGGTAGGCGATAAAGTCGCCAGTTTTCCGGCCGAAAGCCCCAATGATTACCCGGTATATGGCGAGCAAATCGTGTTGCCGCGTTCGGCGCTGACACGTTATCCGGATGTGCTGAGCCCGATTGAAGCCAGCGTGCATTACACGCCGCTGTTGATCGCCTACTTTGCCTATATGGATCTGGCGCGGGTCAAACCCGGCCAGTTTGCCCTGGTGACGGACGCCAGCCACTGTGCTGGCCCTTCGTTTGTGCAATTGGGCAAGGCGCTGGGCGTGCGGGTGATCGCCGCGACCAAGGACAGTGCCGAGCGTGAATACCTGCTGTCGCTGGGGGCGGAAAAAGTCATCGTCACCGAAGAGCAGGACCTGCTGATGCAAATCAACAAGTTCACCGATAACCGCGGCGTGGATGTGGTGTTCGATGGCTTGGGCGGCCCACAGATGTCGTTGCTCGGTGATGTGCTGGCGCCACGTGGCAGCCTGGTGCTCTACGGTTTGCAAGGTGGCAACCAGACACCGTTTCCGGCCTGCGCAGCGTTCCAGAAGAACATCCAGTTCTTTGTGCACTGTATCGGTAACTTCACCGGCAAGCCGGAGTTGGGCATCATTCAGGACCACGTTGCCTTGCAACGCGCCTTGCGTGACATCAACCAACTGACGGCCGACCGTGTGCTGGTGCCACTGAAAACCACAGTGTTTGCGTTCAACCAGTTTGTAGAAGCACACCGTTACATGGACGAATGCCCGTGCCGCGAGCGCGTAGCGTTGCAGGTTGAGGCTGTTTGA